CTCGACGTACTCCCGGCACCGGCGCCTCTTCCCGCTGCTCCGCGAGGCGGCGGCGGTCAACCCCGGCTTCACCGGCATGTGGATGGACCTGCGCAGCCGCTTCACCGGGCGCATCGCCGCCTGGCTGGAGACGATCGGCGCCGCGCCTCCGGATGCGGCCGCGGGGCCGGAGGTGCTCGCCCAGGCGCTGGGAGCGATGACCGAGCAGATGGCGTACACGCAGATCGGCAAGACTCCGCAGCTGCCGCGACCGGAGACGATCGCCGAGCTCGGCCGGGTCGCGGGCGCCATCTGGCACCGGGCGATCAGGAGCCGACCATGAGCGACACCCGAGCCGGCCTCGCCCCCCACGCCTGGGCGGCTCTCTGCGAGCTGCGCCTCCGGGGCACGATGCGCTCCGCCGATCCCGGCCACACCGGCGAGCTCGAGCTGATCGGCTGGGCGATGCGCCGCGGCGAGCTGGTGGCGATCACCGACGCCGGCCGCATCGCCCACGCCGAGCATGCCCGGCTGGCCCCGGGCTCGTCCGCGGAGGCGGCGGTGCGCGAGGTCTACGAGCGCTTCGGCGCCCTCAACTCGCGGCTGCTCCGGCTCTGCACCGACTGGCAGCAGCGCCCCGGGGGCGTTGCCAACGACCACTCCGACCCCGACTACGACACCCGCATCCTCGACCGGCTGGCGGCGACGCTCGACTCCACCCGCGCCGAGCTGTGCCGGCTCTCCGCCGCCGACCCCC
The sequence above is a segment of the Candidatus Dormiibacterota bacterium genome. Coding sequences within it:
- a CDS encoding TetR/AcrR family transcriptional regulator translates to MTEAALSAEQAPKTARGASTRERLLRAAATVFAEHGYSGTRIADIVHAAGVSHGNFYRHFQNKDDVFVAVLEPLLDELVEPFVRVLATGGHELESMVRVNTDFFSTYSRHRRLFPLLREAAAVNPGFTGMWMDLRSRFTGRIAAWLETIGAAPPDAAAGPEVLAQALGAMTEQMAYTQIGKTPQLPRPETIAELGRVAGAIWHRAIRSRP